The Pseudomonadota bacterium genome window below encodes:
- a CDS encoding IS1634 family transposase, whose product MDRGIPTEKVLEDMRTADPPVYYLVGTPRGRLTRLERKLLPLTWQAVRTGVSVKLLPQDGELYVFAESRDRIHKGSQGQGLALLGAPRMQRAMRQRQLKGLVQRLKQLQQMKFNDTRQLLLKLGEAKGRYRAAWRLIKVVLPKPAASETPPQPATSGATNELRKAQPIFSFRLDRHKLRQVRQREGRYLLRTNLCGRDPEDLWQFYIQLTEVEAAFKNLKDDLQLRPIYHQLERRIEAHIFVAFMAYCLHITLRAQLKPLAPGLPSRAVLDKLASIQMLDVHFPTTDGRILILSRYTEPNPDQRLLLERLGLTLPPQPPPRITAAGQLVH is encoded by the coding sequence ATGGACCGCGGCATTCCCACCGAGAAAGTGCTCGAAGACATGCGCACGGCCGATCCGCCGGTGTACTACCTGGTCGGCACGCCGAGGGGCAGGCTCACTCGACTGGAACGAAAGCTTCTACCCTTGACCTGGCAAGCGGTGCGCACGGGTGTCAGCGTGAAGTTGTTACCGCAGGACGGCGAACTATATGTGTTCGCCGAAAGCCGCGATCGCATCCACAAGGGAAGCCAGGGCCAGGGATTGGCCCTGCTTGGCGCGCCGAGGATGCAGCGCGCCATGCGCCAGCGGCAGCTCAAGGGGCTGGTGCAGCGCCTCAAGCAACTGCAGCAGATGAAGTTCAACGACACGCGCCAGTTACTGCTCAAGCTGGGCGAGGCCAAGGGGCGTTATCGGGCTGCCTGGCGGCTGATCAAGGTCGTGTTACCGAAACCTGCGGCCTCAGAGACCCCGCCCCAACCCGCGACCTCCGGTGCCACGAACGAACTCCGCAAGGCCCAACCGATCTTCTCCTTCCGGCTCGATCGCCACAAGCTGCGACAGGTGCGCCAGCGCGAGGGGCGCTACTTACTGCGCACCAATCTGTGTGGGCGGGATCCGGAGGATCTCTGGCAATTCTACATCCAGCTCACCGAGGTCGAGGCGGCGTTCAAAAACCTCAAGGACGATCTGCAGCTTCGCCCCATCTACCATCAACTCGAAAGGCGCATCGAAGCGCATATCTTCGTCGCCTTCATGGCCTACTGCCTGCACATCACCTTAAGGGCGCAACTCAAGCCGTTGGCGCCGGGTCTCCCCTCGCGTGCCGTGCTCGACAAGCTCGCCAGCATCCAGATGCTCGATGTCCACTTCCCGACCACCGATGGCCGCATCCTGATCTTGAGTCGCTACACCGAACCCAACCCGGACCAGCGACTCTTGCTGGAACGGCTTGGCCTCACCCTGCCACCGCAACCGCCCCCGCGAATCACCGCCGCCGGCCAACTCGTACACTGA
- a CDS encoding site-specific integrase, which translates to MLRQLFPRGYPLYEQSRFAQDLEDFDSWLEAMGYGRGCIRGHLFRLKRSLERIARAKPGSAYTVAQLDRGFGADCTARKRTALYRATQRAYQRFLLSQGRLTSPAVDEPFTQLCREYRQHLIELRGLASETVQHHDRTVTDFLHRALPSGQDLGSLTHAHVERYLALASKGISRQRLQHIVAHLRAFLHYCYDRNRIRLPLHVIDTPRAYHDELPPRALDWSLVQALLRSIDRSSKSGWRDYALLHLLAHYGLRPCEVVCLRVDSIDWAMRTLKAEQCKTRSTLVLPLAEQTVSVLRRYLAQGRSRSSHPELFLRARCPAGPLTRYAVTDVFDKRAEQSGLPIDGYSAYSLRHAFAMRLLTRGVGVKVIGDLLGHRSLASTCLYLRLDTNMLRDVALPVPRPVQG; encoded by the coding sequence ATGCTTCGCCAACTTTTCCCCCGCGGTTACCCGCTTTATGAACAATCTCGATTTGCTCAGGACCTTGAAGACTTCGATTCTTGGCTTGAGGCCATGGGTTACGGCCGCGGGTGCATCCGCGGTCATCTGTTTCGGCTCAAGCGCTCGCTTGAACGGATAGCACGCGCAAAGCCTGGCTCGGCGTACACTGTTGCCCAACTGGACAGGGGATTTGGCGCAGACTGCACGGCTCGGAAACGCACGGCGCTGTATCGGGCCACGCAGCGTGCCTACCAACGCTTCCTATTGTCCCAAGGACGACTAACGTCCCCGGCTGTCGACGAGCCGTTCACGCAACTTTGTCGGGAGTACCGACAACACCTCATCGAGCTACGCGGGCTGGCAAGCGAGACGGTCCAGCATCATGACAGGACCGTCACCGACTTTCTGCACCGTGCGCTACCGTCAGGCCAGGATCTCGGCTCTCTGACCCATGCGCACGTCGAGCGCTATCTGGCGCTCGCCAGCAAGGGGATCAGCCGCCAGCGCCTGCAACATATAGTCGCGCATCTGCGTGCTTTTCTGCACTACTGTTACGACCGCAACAGGATCAGGCTACCGCTCCATGTGATCGATACGCCGCGCGCCTATCACGATGAGCTGCCGCCGCGGGCGCTCGACTGGTCGCTCGTCCAGGCGCTGCTCCGCTCGATCGATCGGTCAAGCAAGTCGGGTTGGCGCGATTACGCCCTCCTGCATCTGCTGGCGCATTACGGACTGCGACCCTGCGAGGTGGTGTGTTTGCGCGTCGATTCCATTGACTGGGCCATGAGGACCCTCAAGGCCGAGCAGTGCAAGACCCGGTCTACGCTGGTGTTACCGCTCGCCGAGCAGACAGTGTCGGTCCTGCGCCGTTATCTGGCTCAGGGACGATCCCGTAGCAGTCACCCGGAGCTGTTCCTGCGTGCCCGCTGTCCGGCCGGGCCCCTGACACGCTACGCCGTGACCGATGTCTTCGACAAGCGCGCCGAACAGAGCGGCCTGCCGATCGACGGTTATTCGGCGTACAGCCTGCGCCATGCCTTTGCGATGCGACTCCTCACACGCGGTGTCGGCGTCAAAGTCATCGGAGATCTGCTCGGGCATCGCAGCCTCGCCAGCACCTGCCTGTACCTGCGTCTCGATACCAACATGTTGCGCGATGTCGCATTGCCGGTACCCAGGCCGGTCCAGGGATAG
- a CDS encoding tyrosine-type recombinase/integrase encodes MMRTISPLARLDTTLAAYLAHRRSLGRDCEQEEWVLRRLRRFLVERHAVDLDQRAFDDWRGTFGHLHPNSRYTYESVVHNFCRYRRRSEPDCFLPDPAGFARPIPHALPSLIEPHQIARMLELASALRPAQSSPLRPAVMRVALVLLYTTGLRLGELLRLTLDDIDPQAGVLHIRESKFHKSRWVPVSPSACAELRCYLRIRREHRVDARPSAPLLCSRRHGWRPYSPNGLYQALHALFDAAGVHDSEGRCPRVHDIRHSFAVQALLHWYQQEGDVQANLPKLALYMGHVSIISTAYYLRWMPAVVACASERFERSFGRLVQGGQP; translated from the coding sequence ATGATGCGTACCATAAGCCCTTTAGCCCGCTTGGATACAACGCTTGCCGCTTATCTCGCGCACCGCCGCTCACTCGGCCGAGACTGTGAGCAGGAAGAGTGGGTGTTGCGCAGGCTGCGCCGATTTCTGGTCGAAAGGCACGCCGTCGACCTCGATCAGCGGGCCTTCGATGACTGGCGCGGCACATTTGGCCACCTCCACCCCAACTCTCGCTATACGTATGAGAGCGTCGTGCACAACTTCTGTCGCTACCGACGCCGCTCGGAACCGGACTGTTTCCTGCCCGACCCAGCCGGCTTCGCGCGGCCAATCCCCCATGCGCTGCCGAGCCTCATCGAACCTCACCAGATCGCCCGAATGTTGGAACTCGCCTCGGCCTTGCGGCCGGCTCAAAGCTCACCGCTCCGACCCGCAGTCATGCGCGTGGCACTCGTGCTGCTCTACACGACAGGACTGCGTCTTGGGGAACTGCTACGGCTGACCTTGGACGACATCGATCCACAGGCAGGCGTGCTACATATCAGAGAATCGAAGTTCCATAAGTCGCGATGGGTCCCCGTGTCGCCATCTGCTTGCGCGGAGCTGCGCTGCTATCTGCGGATCCGCCGGGAGCATCGAGTGGATGCGCGCCCCAGCGCGCCGCTCCTGTGTAGTCGACGTCATGGGTGGCGTCCGTACAGCCCAAACGGATTGTACCAAGCCCTACACGCGCTGTTCGATGCCGCCGGTGTGCACGACAGCGAGGGTCGCTGCCCGCGTGTCCATGATATCCGTCATAGCTTCGCAGTCCAGGCGCTTTTACACTGGTACCAGCAAGAAGGCGACGTGCAGGCGAACCTACCCAAGCTCGCGCTTTACATGGGACACGTATCGATTATCTCGACCGCCTATTACCTACGCTGGATGCCGGCCGTGGTGGCGTGTGCCAGTGAGCGCTTCGAGCGCAGCTTCGGACGGTTGGTTCAAGGAGGTCAGCCATGA